In Sphaerodactylus townsendi isolate TG3544 linkage group LG13, MPM_Stown_v2.3, whole genome shotgun sequence, one DNA window encodes the following:
- the RLIM gene encoding E3 ubiquitin-protein ligase RLIM, whose protein sequence is MENSDSNSKGSADQSEAQRRNQLDRLDREEAFYHFVNNLSEEDYRLMRDNNLLGTPGEITEEELLRRLQQIKEGPPQQSSEDSRAGAESTEDVSNGDSIIDWLNSVRQTGNTTRSGQRGNQSWRAVSRTNPNSGDFRFSLEINVNRNNGNPNPETEGEPSVEPPSGEDLENNQSDTETPRSESPPVVRQPVQEMSAPQEPNEEAFPPRGQRRSSSSKSRAAGVTMKLGTDRKSVTP, encoded by the exons ATGGAAAACTCGGATTCCAACAGCAAAGGAAGTGCTGATCAATCCGAAGCACAGCGTCGGAATCAGCTGGACCGACTAGATCGGGAAGAAGCATTCTATCATTTTGTAAATAACCTGAGTGAAGAAGATTACAGACTAATGAGGGATAACAACCTGCTTGGTACCCCAG GTGAGATCACTGAAGAAGAATTGCTACGAAGGTTGCAGCAAATTAAAGAGGGTCCGCCGCAGCAAAGCAGTGAAGACAGTAGAG CAGGTGCAGAATCTACAGAAGATGTGTCCAATGGCGATTCCATAATAGATTGGCTCAATTCAGTTCGACAGACTGGGAATACAACGCGCAGTGGGCAGAGAGGAAATCAGTCTTGGCGGGCAGTGAGCCGGACTAATCCAAACAGTGGGGATTTCAGGTTCAGTTTGGAAATAAATGTCAATCGTAATAATGGAAACCCAAACCCAGAAACTGAGGGTGAACCATCTGTAGAACCACCTAGTGGGGAGGACCTGGAAAATAACCAAAGTGACACCGAGACACCGAGGTCTGAATCTCCTCCTGTTGTGAGGCAACCTGTACAAGAAATGAGCGCTCCTCAAGAGCCAAACGAAGAAGCTTTTCCTCCCAGGGGCCAGAGAAGATCAAGCAGCAGCAAGTCCAGAGCAGCTGGAGTGACAATGAAGCTAGGAACTGATAGGAAGTCGGTCACCCCTTAA